The following proteins are co-located in the Mus pahari chromosome 14, PAHARI_EIJ_v1.1, whole genome shotgun sequence genome:
- the LOC110332478 gene encoding alpha-N-acetylgalactosaminide alpha-2,6-sialyltransferase 1, whose protein sequence is MSRQSDCCFKKLALIIRAIRDQPSTMRRCCRGLSQRQAFLLLTVLTLLLILLFVVKDPRAKESRHQFIRNDASSVQEIQLKAEPKGPLMTQPPRVHNKETTSVRTKDLKKQEREAAQGDQGEGKEKRKLETIRPAPENPQSKAEPAAKTPVPEHLDNKPKATGALPTRKRPLATGASPAKKKVLQAPKSPASPPHPTTRRGQRLKASDFKSEPRWDFEEEYSLDVGSLRTKCSGSVKIKASKSPWLQNIFLPNITLFLDSGRFSQSEWNRLEHFAPPFGFMELNQSLVEKVVTRFPPVRQQQLLLASLPTGYSTCITCAVVGNGGILNDSRVGQEIDSXDYVFRLSGAVIKGYEQDVGTRTSFYGFTAFSLTQSILTLGRRGFQHVPLGKDVRYLHFLEGTRDYEWLEAMFLNRTLAKTHLSWFRHRPQEAFRDSLDLDRYLLLHPDFLRYMKNRFLRSKTLDTAHWRIYRPTTGALLLLTALHLCDKVSAYGFITEGHERFSDHYYDTSWKRLIFYINHDFRLERAVWKRLHDEGIIWLYQRPQSDKAKN, encoded by the exons ATGAGCAGGCAATCTGACTGCTGCTTCAAGAAGCTTGCTCTCATCATACGTGCTATTAGGGACCAGCCATCCACCATGAGGAGATGTTGCAGAGGACTTTCCCAGAGGCAAGCTTTCCTGCTTCTGACTGTGTTGACACTGCTCTTGATTCTGCTCTTTGTTGTTAAGGATCCAAGGGCAAAAGAATCCAG GCACCAGTTCATACGGAACGATGCCTCAAGTGTGCAGGAGATTCAACTAAAGGCCGAACCCAAGGGACCCCTCATGACACAGCCACCCAGAGTTCACAACAAGGAGACAACCTCTGTCAGGACAAAGGACctgaagaaacaggagagagaggcagcccaaggagatcaaggagaggggaaggagaagaggaagttggAGACCATAAGGCCGGCCCCAGAGAATCCTCAGAGCAAGGCAGAGCCTGCTGCAAAGACGCCTGTGCCAGAACACCTGGACAACAAACCCAAAGCGACAGGAGCACTGCCAACAAGGAAGAGACCATTGGCCACAGGAGCTTCACCAGCTAAGAAGAAAGTGCTCCAGGCTCCCAAATCCCCTGcttctcccccacaccccaccacacgAAGAGGCCAAAGGCTGAAGGCCTCCGACTTCAAGTCTGAGCCTCGGTGGGATTTTGAGGAAGAATATAGCTTGGATGTGGGCAGCCTGCGGACG AAATGTTCTGGTTCTGTGAAGATCAAGGCCTCCAAGTCACCATGGCTACAGAATATCTTTCTGCCCAACATCACTTTGTTCCTGGACTCTGGACGCTTCTCCCAGAGTGAGTGGAACCGTCTAGAGCACTTCGCTCCACCCTTTGGCTTCATGGAACTCAATCAGTCTC TGGTAGAGAAGGTGGTGACCCGCTTCCCTCCGGTTCGCCAGCAGCAGCTCCTCCTTGCCAGCCTCCCCACTGGGTACTCCACCTGTATCACCTGTGCTGTAGTGGGCAATGGGGGCATCCTGAATGATTCACGTGTTGGCCAGGAGATAGACAGCCANGACTATGTTTTCCG ACTGAGTGGAGCTGTTATTAAAGGATATGAACAGGATGTGGGGACCCGGACATCCTTCTATGGCTTCACTGCCTTCTCCCTGACTCAGTCCATCCTCACTTTGGGTAGAAGAGGGTTCCAGCATGTGCCTCTGGGGAAG GACGTCCGATATCTACACTTCCTGGAAGGCACCCGGGACTATGAGTGGCTGGAAGCTATGTTTTTGAATCGGACCTTGGCAAAAACCCACCTTTCCTGGTTCAG GCATAGGCCTCAGGAAGCCTTCCGGGACTCCTTGGACTTGGATCGATACTTGCTGCTACACCCAGACTTTCTCCGTTACATGAAGAACAG GTTTCTGAGGTCAAAGACCCTGGACACTGCCCACTGGAGAATATACCGCCCCACCACTGGCGCCCTCCTGCTGCTTACGGCCCTTCATCTCTGTGACAAG GTGAGTGCCTATGGCTTCATCACCGAAGGCCATGAGCGCTTCTCTGACCACTACTATGATACATCGTGGAAGCGGCTCATCTTTTACATCAACCATGACTTCAGGTTAGAGAGAGCGGTCTGGAAGCGGCTTCATGATGAAGGCATCATCTGGCTCTACCAGCGCCCACAAAGTGACAAAGCAAAGAACTGA